From Oncorhynchus keta strain PuntledgeMale-10-30-2019 unplaced genomic scaffold, Oket_V2 Un_scaffold_3959_pilon_pilon, whole genome shotgun sequence:
GCAGCACAGGGCTATGGAGCATTTCTGCCCTATTCAAACGATATATCAATTTTCAATCAATTGGTGAGTGCCTTTGTTTATTTATGCCTCTGGTTTCCTTCATTTGCTTTCCCCCCATCCAGACTAAAAAAGAGAAAGGTCGCAGTGACGTTACGTTATTGAGACAATGGTCCATTCAGGACTAAACAAGAAGACTCGTTGGTCAACTTTGTTATTGACTCCTTGTTTTGGAAATAGTTAAAGTAGCTAAAAAAATAGCACAACAACCGAAATGTCAGTCGAAAAGCTATGTTTAGACCaatagaaaataaagaaaacaacTGAAATCAAATGCAATATATTGCATTGGATCTTACAGAGGTTAAAAGTGTGAATACATGCACCTTGAAATACATTGAAATGCTTTTGCAATTGGTAGTGAAGTGTTATAAATAAAATAGTTTTGTCGGGAACCGAAATTGTGCgtaacaaataaaaatgtataactTTTACATATGGCTGCTTTTGTTGGTCATAAACGCAGAAATCACAGGTCCTATGTAAAGAAACATAAATGTGGTGATACTGGCTTTATATTGCATATATTAGCCTATATGATTTTATCTTATTTAACATAAAGTAGAATTTCATTTAGCAAACATCATTAATCTATCATACTATCTCACACATCCCATTGGGTCTCTGCTCTTTGTCTTTTAGGGTGCTCAGTATGAGTTAAAAGACAGTCCAGGCGTACAAGGACACCCAGGATTTGCCCACCATCACCCAGCGTTTTACCCATATGGCCAGTATCAGTTTGGTGACCCGTCCAGACCCAAAAATGCGACCAGGGAGAGCACGAGCACACTGAAGGCCTGGCTAAGCGAGCATCGTAAGAACCCCTACCCCACCAAGGGGGAGAAGATCATGCTGGCCATCATCACCAAAATGACCCTCACCCAAGTTTCCACCTGGTTCGCCAACGCCAGGAGGAGGCTAAAGAAGGAGAACAAGATGACCTGGACTCCCCGGAGCCGCACAGACGAAGAGGGAAATGTTTACAACAGTGATCacgaggagggagaagaaggggacaagagggaggatgaggaagagattGATTTAGAAAATATCGACACGGAAAATATCGAGAATAAGGACGACTTGGATGATCAGGATGACCTACACGCTGATTTAAAATTAGATGGTAGAAGCGACTCTGAGATTTCAGACGGCTATGAGGATTTACAAGGGCCCGATCAGAGATTTCTGAAGGCTGTAGTGAAGGAGGGCAAAGACATTCACGTGGACCGGGGCGAGcacttccaccaccaccatcactcttTTGAAATGAAAGCTTCACAGCCGAATGTCGAACAACTTAAACTGAATCCGGTGTCCATCAACTCGCCCCCATCAGAAAATAACGCGGCCCCGGCCCAAAAGCCAAAGATTTGGTCTTTGGCAGAGACAGCAACAACTCCTGACAATCCCCGCAAATCTCCGCAAATGAATGGCAGCAACACAGTTGGGCCCGCGGCCCAGACCATAATCAGCCCTCATCACAGACTCATctcttgtcctgttggaaaaatCCAGAACTGGACAAACCGAGCTTTTTCTGCCCACCAGCTCGCATTACTGAACTCGAACCATTACCTTGGACTGGCGAACCAGGCTTCGGCTAACGGGCTCGCCCTCTACAGCAGGCAGCAACACCAACACACGCAGGACAAGAGTCATAGCTCAGACACAGCCGTCACAGGTACATGTCACCAACACTGAGGCTGGCGAGCCTGACTGTATAACAAACTGTTCATTATTACTCTATTTCAGACTTTACTTATCCCTCTTTAACGCATTAGCCTACTTAAAGAGGCCTGTTCTGGACAGACATTTTGAGGCCGTAAAGATGATCATAAAAAGTGTGTTTCCATGCTGTCGTTTATGTGACAGAATAAGGTGGCTTTGAAGCTTTGAACTGGGGGAATACAGACAGAGGTGGTCGAAATAAAAGGCATTGGTTTTTAATGTTATTATCAGCTGGTTTATTGCGAGAATGGATTATCATTCATGTCCGAAAATTATTTTTAAATTCAGCAGTTGGTCCCATATTTCTTTGTCACATACCTACTTCAGTATTGTACGTGCTTGTACTTAACCCGTGACTGACGAGAAGATCCCCAGGCAGTAAAATAAAGTATAAACAGTGCTGTGCTCTAGTTATAGACGGGAAAATGAAtgcatttttaaatgtattttattgccATTATTATTTCAGAGAGATCTAGTGCCTTGGAAGCAGAGAAAAAGTTGTTAAAAACAGCCTTCCACCCAGTTCATAGACGGTAAGAATCTGTCATCTTTATTTTATTTGGATATATTATTTTTGATACACATCCTATTTTATCGTTGCCTACCACATTTACTCAACCTGCAGCCCTTGTGTTGTATTTGTAGGACATCGAATAGATGGATTCCTCCGTGCTTGTCTTATTTCGATGAGGCCTCAAAATATATTTGCATATTTGTCATGCAAAAATCCCAGCTCAAATTTACCACATTGGTTTTAGAACCGGCTCTCATTTTACAAAAGCAATCTTCACTTTATATCAGTTTACTTTTGAAGCAATTCATTACCTTGCAGTTGTAGGTTATTATTATTTTCTCTTTGCTGAGTGTATTTATTTTCTTGCCCCGTGTGTTTGCAGGCCTCAAAATCAACTCGAAGCAGCCATGGTTCTGTCAGCTCTCGCCTCCTCCTAGACTTTgactttttctctttctttttatGGTTTTATTTTAATCTGTTGTAAGGAATGTAAAATAAGAATAATACATCTGTGTATACTTACCTTGTAAGCATGTCCTGTGTAAACCTGCTAATGTTATAATGTATGAACCAGTAGTCTGTaagttttctttttctttttgtaAGTTCTGTGAGGATTTGATGTTCAAAATGTTTTGTATATAAAGTTAAGAAAATGTACATACTTGTGAACCAAATTGTACAAGAAAGTCTATATTTTGGCTAATAAATGAACTGCTGCAACTTTATTCAAATCGCTTGTGATTTTTGGGACGATGTTTGTCTGATGATTGTTTTGTGAAAGGAGAATTAGCTGTTGTGGGCGTTAGATGTTACGAATTAGATTTTGAAGTGGTGCAGAATTGCAGCGCTTTGCtttttgcctgtgtgtgtatctgtctgcgTGGCCTACGGCGATTAGGCTTCATCATACTTGGTTGTGATAAGTAAATATTCTAGCAGGATTTGAGGCATTTTCATATAATTACTTAAGAGTAATTAGCTGACTATTGCATCGTACATTTGGATATTCATGTTCTGGGATTATCCTTATTGAGGCGTAACAGCCGAATTAAAATGAATAATTCTTTCATTAATTTTCGTCTGAAGTTGTATggcatatgaagagaaattatgtAGGCCTACTGACTATTTTAATATTTGGATGTAACTATTTTGGACTGAGAGGTTAAACATCGTATAGGCTGGCTATGCGTAAATGGGTTGTGGTGTTGTATGTACGATGCGATCTCAGTTCGCGTGTAATATTTGTGTTAGGCCTACTACATGTTTTTTTATGCATCTTCAATTTGGTCAGCCGTTGTGGGCTGCACTGCTAACTATATGCCACCAATACATTGTGATATCATTTATTTAGGTTTGTTTCAACATCTAAGATAATTTGAAGCGTTGTGAGATAAAGTTTATGTCAAGTTGGAGTTGGAGCTCCCTCTACAGTCAAATCTAGTCACCATCGTCGATTCTGCGGTCTGGAGAAGACAGGGATAGGGATATTTCTCTGGTTTTCAATATGAAATCTTTGATCAAAGCAGCCATACCTAAATCACAACTTTGTATTGTAATTATTAATATGTTATCAAGACAttgaaaacatattttatataggCCCATCATAAAAGCGTTTGTCATGGGTTGGCATGCATTAAAAATACCTTCTCCAGCGTTACACTCAATTGACCTAAAATGGTTTAGGGATATGATCATTTCATTCTTAACAATAAATAgatcaatattttttttatatgacCTTTATTTGTACATATGAACTTGTTCCTGCAGCATAAACACCATTGTTAACAGGCCATATAAACAAATACAATAAATGGGGCGCATAATCACACAATTCGTTGTTTCGGTATCCTTTACTTTAGTGTTTTTCCCTCTCAGTTTATTTCACTTCACAAAAAAGTATTAAACGTTTAAATTGTACATTTCAACCCCCTCTTCAAAATGGTTAAAGTTGTTATAGGCCTATGACCATTTCCCCAACTTGTCAAGGAAAGAAAAAACAGGCTCGGCCTACTGCAACAAAAATAATCAAGAAAATACATTACCTCCTATTGAATTTGTGTCATGTTTGCAGTCAATTGTGTAGTGAAATTAAGTGCATATTTCGAAATAGAAACGAAATACGTGAAAATAAGACACTTCTGTAGATTTATGAATCTGTTTGAATGAGCCAATTAAATAGTCTTCTTAAAAAACCTACATTGTTTTTCTAGAAAATAGAAGAATACAGACAATATGGTTTTCAAATTGTATGGGGAGCTCCAGATATCCTTTTTCCTCTTTGTTGAAGTTTAAAAAATCAAACAAATGGCGCATTATGTCACACATTCCACCAATTGAGCCGCTTTGTTTTCAGGGCCCGCTCTGGGATGGTTACATAGCAGCGCAACACAACAGAAAGAAAAGCCCAACATTTCCAACGGACATTCGAGGCTGTGCTTAAAGACCCAGCCGGGGGAGAAAGCTTTGGACCGGGGCTTGGTATTCTACTAAGTAGGCTGGCCTTCTCGCGCTCCTCTCACCATGCTGCCTTCCTGTCCAATCAATTATCTTCCTGAATGCCCTCTATCTAACTGCGCGCGCACTATGCATATTCATAAGTCACAGCGGCTAGTTGTGACACTGATTGATGTAATCATTTTTCTGGTTTGTGCCCACTTTCACTCGGAAACGCACCGGCACCACGAGCTCTGGCTGCACGGCGTGGCGCAGGAAGTAACACAGAGAGAGTGACCAGCATTCGCCTATCACCGATGACCCACTTAAAACACATAGCACAGGTCACGAGAGAGAACGCGCTTCCCATACCAATAAACATGCCCAAAGATTTGTAGGTTGTTAAAATTAACTCTAGCCTACAATGAAACTTAAACCCACAGTATAAAAGTACATAATAATTGATACATTTAAATGTAACCAAAATATACAGTATCACACTTCATCTCAGAATCAGACATGTTTATTATGTATTAAAATGTAGTCAAATTGACAGAATAAATTGACATGATATTACATAATTTTTAATCAAAAACAGGAATTACAAATAATTTTTCCTGTCAGTGATAATACTTGTAGTGGAATAATAAACTATAAGAACCCCCACAACTATCTCCCCTCCtactcacacatacacatgtgTGCACACGTTCATTATGATCATAAATATTGATGATGATTTCCTCAGTGTTCTGGGGGATGTTAGCTGATAAGGGAGCTTCTGGAACTATCTCTCTTGATCATGAGAATTCAATCGGAATGCTACTGAAGGGACAGCGATCGTTGTTCAGAGTGCAGAGGACCTCTTCTGATTCGTGCATGAAATTAGGGATTACAATTCCGCAGTACAAACAAACTAATCATGCCTGTGTCTATGTCGCCATATGTGTCCAACCTGCTACGGGttgaacagagcaaatggaatgcaTTAGCTAACATTTCGCTCAGAGCTACACACCACAGCGCATGCAGGGGCCACTTCCAGCGGGGCACGGTGTGTCACTCATTTCCCTGCGTTAAGTGGATGTCCTCGTGGCTATTGA
This genomic window contains:
- the LOC118378998 gene encoding iroquois-class homeodomain protein irx-3-like codes for the protein MSFPQLGYQYIRPIYPPERQGISNARAGTELSPSGALSNVLSTMYGSPFAAAAQGYGAFLPYSNDISIFNQLGAQYELKDSPGVQGHPGFAHHHPAFYPYGQYQFGDPSRPKNATRESTSTLKAWLSEHRKNPYPTKGEKIMLAIITKMTLTQVSTWFANARRRLKKENKMTWTPRSRTDEEGNVYNSDHEEGEEGDKREDEEEIDLENIDTENIENKDDLDDQDDLHADLKLDGRSDSEISDGYEDLQGPDQRFLKAVVKEGKDIHVDRGEHFHHHHHSFEMKASQPNVEQLKLNPVSINSPPSENNAAPAQKPKIWSLAETATTPDNPRKSPQMNGSNTVGPAAQTIISPHHRLISCPVGKIQNWTNRAFSAHQLALLNSNHYLGLANQASANGLALYSRQQHQHTQDKSHSSDTAVTERSSALEAEKKLLKTAFHPVHRRPQNQLEAAMVLSALASS